TGGAACTTTTTCATCAAGCAATGAGTCGATTACTTCGTAATTGACTATGTCTTATTTCATAATTGACTACGTCTTATTTCATAATTGACTACGTCTTATTTCATAATTGACTACGTCTTACTTCGTAATTGACTATGTCTTACTTCGTAATTGACTACGTCTTACTTCGTAATTGACTACGTCGATTGCAAGGCAATTCATGTTCGTTTCATCGCTTTTATCTTCTTTACAGTAGTATCGGCTGAAAACTGTTGATACTCTTTGGTTTCCATTCCGTAGAGAGCGATCTTTCCTTCGCCGTTACTATGGATCCCAAAGCCGTAATTCTTTGTCAGCGGTGAAGTGCGCATGCAGGGTTGTCCTTTCGAGAAGAACTGTTCCCTTGCCCGGGGATATTCATCTTGGGGGATATTATTCCTTTCTGCATATACCAGAAACAGTACATCATCGGAACTGTAGTTGTATGGATTACCATCCAGCAGTTCGTATTGCATTTGTGCGACGGTCTTTTTATCTTTTGCAGGCGGTATTGTTCCACAGTTTACTTTTGTATCTTCCGCCACTTCAATCAATGTATTGAAATAATTTGTCGTATGAGTCTTCATATCGGTGCCCTGTTACAATCATCTCTTATTAAAACAAAAAAAGGGATTGAATGTTTCATCCCTTTTATATAAATGTTCGTTAGCCTCTGCGAGGAAGAGTTATTGATATAATCTCATTGTAATTCCAGTACAAGCATTGCTGTAGCTACGGCTATACCAAAACTGAGTAAGGTCCCGATTAAAATATATTCTGTTAATTTTCTGTCTTTTGATTCCCTTAAATCCCCAAAACGGAAAACCGATTTTGCAGCCAGTAAAAATCCGATAGCTCCCCAATTACCGGTTAATATAAATGTAAAGATAAATAATCGCTCTAATATACCGATATACTTGCCTGCACTGGCCAGG
This window of the Proteiniphilum saccharofermentans genome carries:
- a CDS encoding DUF6157 family protein → MKTHTTNYFNTLIEVAEDTKVNCGTIPPAKDKKTVAQMQYELLDGNPYNYSSDDVLFLVYAERNNIPQDEYPRAREQFFSKGQPCMRTSPLTKNYGFGIHSNGEGKIALYGMETKEYQQFSADTTVKKIKAMKRT